Proteins encoded within one genomic window of Glycine soja cultivar W05 chromosome 1, ASM419377v2, whole genome shotgun sequence:
- the LOC114391791 gene encoding uncharacterized protein LOC114391791, with translation MTSNAQFTSWPTFLQALQTRFAPSQYEDLGALFKLTQKGSVAAYLDSPQSPGPSSLTLVQSAGLTRLQEEKLSDHRPPPRPRPPPIIPPPPRPTMLLPLLPSPPQPPPPTVKRLTPDELTSRRERGLCFNCDERYHRGHCCTSRVFLLIVEDEDPSWPHIDPFDPTQDTNSTSNPNPAQISLTSLSGNLAPETLRLTGFLSDHRMILLVDGRSTHNFIQPQLATALSLPCRTTQTPLRVMAGNGQYLECTSLCESVSLTIQNHVFVLDLHVLPISSANIVLGVQWLKTLGLVLTDYATLCMQFFHQGRLVELQGENDTNLGILTNPSFSLPPARSIDHYIHLVPNSPPVNVRPYCYPHYQKQEIELQVDSMLQKGLIQPSTSLFSSPVLLVQKQDGTWRFCIDYRALNVVTVRDRFPIPTIDELLYELGGAECFSKLNLLQGYHHIWIHDADIPKPTFRTHHSHYEFKVMLFGLCNVPSSFQATMNLIFRPYLHHFIIIFFDNILIYSASFEAHLSHLEIAFQVLLDNHFVLKLSKCFFAQPQVEYLEHMVSRRGVEPVASKVAAIHQWSVPRSIKAV, from the exons ATGACCAGCAACGCCCAATTTACCTCCTGGCCCACATTCCTGCAAGCACTACAAACCCGGTTTGCCCCATCACAATATGAGGACCTCGGTGCCCTGTTCAAACTTACTCAAAAGGGTTCAGTGGCAGCTTACCT AGATTCGCCGCAAAGCCCAGGCCCATCATCCCTGACTCTGGTCCAATCCGCCGGCCTCACGCGCCTCCAAGAAGAGAAGCTGTCAGACCATCGCCCGCCACCGCGACCACGACCCCCACCCATCATTCCCCCACCTCCTCGTCCCACGATGCTCCTGCCTCTCTTGCCCTCACCACCTCAACCCCCACCACCCACAGTGAAACGCTTGACTCCAGATGAACTCACCTCACGCCGGGAGCGTGGGCTGTGTTTCAACTGTGACGAAAGGTACCATAGAGGGCATTGTTGCACCTCTAGGGTTTTCCTTCTTATCGTGGAAGATGAAGACCCCAGTTGGCCTCATATAGACCCTTTCGACCCGACCCAAGACACAAACTCTACATCTAACCCGAACCCGGCCCAAATTAGCTTGACCTCGTTATCGGGCAATTTGGCACCGGAAACTTTGCGCCTCACAGGCTTTCTTTCCGACCATCGTATGATCCTCCTTGTTGATGGGAGAAGTACCCACAATTTTATCCAGCCTCAATTAGCTACCGCCCTGAGCTTGCCCTGTCGGACCACTCAAACCCCATTACGAGTGATGGCGGGAAATGGTCAATACTTGGAGTGCACCAGCCTTTGTGAATCAGTTTCTTTGACCATTCAGAACCATGTCTTCGTCCTCGACCTCCATGTCCTACCAATTTCAAGCGCCAATATTGTTTTGGGGGTGCAATGGCTCAAGACTTTGGGGCTAGTCCTCACTGATTATGCTACCCTATGCATGCAATTCTTTCATCAAGGGCGCTTGGTGGAATTACAGGGCGAGAATGACACCAACTTGGGTATTCTCACCAACCCCAGTTTC AGCCTTCCTCCGGCTAGGTCCATCGATCATTATATTCACTTGGTCCCAAACTCCCCTCCAGTCAACGTGAGGCCCTACTGTTATCCTCACTATCAAAAGCAGGAGATTGAGCTTCAGGTTGATTCCATGCTTCAGAAAGGGCTTATTCAACCCAGCACGAGCCTCTTCTCGTCGCCGGTGTTGCTTGTCCAGAAgcaggatggtacgtggaggtTTTGCATCGACTACCGTGCTCTTAACGTGGTGACGGTCAGGGATAGGTTCCCTATCCCCACCATTGACGAATTGCTATACGAGTTGGGTGGCGCGGAATGCTTCTCGAAGCTCAATTTGTTGCAGGGCTACCATCATATTTGGATACATGATGCTGATATCCCCAAGCCCACCTTCAGAACCCATCACAGCCATTACGAGTTCAAAGTAATGTTGTTTGGGTTGTGCAACGTGCCATCTTCCTTCCAAGCCACAATGAACTTGATTTTCCGGCCATACCTCCACcacttcatcatcatcttctttgaCAATATCCTCATATACAGTGCTTCCTTTGAGGCTCACCTAAGCCATTTGGAAATTGCTTTTCAAGTGCTGcttgacaatcattttgttctaAAATTGTCTAAATGTTTCTTTGCGCAGCCCCAGGTGGAGTATCTCGAACACATGGTTTCTCGGCGGGGAGTGGAGCCCGTGGCTTCTAAGGTCGCCGCTATTCATCAATGGTCAGTTCCTCGTTCCATTAAAGCTGTCTGA
- the LOC114418567 gene encoding rop guanine nucleotide exchange factor 14-like, protein MLMMRKRLACCTRERKFSIDHDEQERIMTYNGLESCMLNNQSYEDESRTSRGDECITDSFDDDNSSSSSSKDAFGSFSSKCLTMKRDDKGLEEWELSESPQHFCVKEKPYAIQHSDIEAMKDKFSKLLLGEDVTGGTKGLSTALALSNAITNLAVTVFGELWKLEPLSEERKRKWQREMDWLLSPTNYMVELVPAKQSSSNGGIFEIMTPKARADIHMNLPALQKLDSMLIETLDLMMNTEFWYAEGGSQAEGRRDTNSQHSKRWWLPSPQVPKTGLSDTERKRLLHQGRVVRQVFKAAKAINESVLLEMPVPSIIKDALAKSGKANLGQELHKVLMAESSSGEDMLKYLNLKSEHLVLETVNRLEAAIFSWKERIAEQVSGKSPVRSSWSPFVKDPMSEVDKLELLLDRAETLLQLIKIRYPNLPQTFLDATKVQYGKDIGHSILEAYSRVLGNLAFSIVSRIGDVLQEDSLSNPNSPVSINCSPEINLSQTWVVGSHIRQSLLDKINKADGQYCDSSCYTSDLELSSIDTKSSSVIVTPNRSTVWCISREACKSVSPQNSP, encoded by the exons AAATTTAGCATCGATCATGATGAGCAAGAGA GGATTATGACATATAATGGCCTTGAGAGTTGCATGCTGAACAACCAGTCTTACGAAGATGAGAGCAGAACAAGTAGAGGAGATGAATGCATAACAGATtcatttgatgatgacaactccAGCTCTTCATCCAGCAAAGATGCTTTTGGATCATTCTCTTCAAAATGCTTGACAATGAAAAGGGATGATAAAGGACTTGAAGAATGGGAACTCTCAGAAAGTCCTCAACATTTTTGTGTCAAAGAGAAGCCTTATGCTATTCAACATTCAGATATAGAAGCCATGAAGGATAAATTTTCAAAGCTTTTGCTAGGTGAAGATGTTACAGGAGGAACTAAGGGCCTCAGTACAGCTTTGGCACTGTCTAATGCCATCACAAACCTAGCAG TGACGGTTTTTGGTGAGCTGTGGAAATTGGAACCACTATCtgaagaaaggaagagaaaatgGCAAAGAGAAATGGACTGGTTATTGTCTCCTACCAACTATATGGTCGAGCTAGTTCCTGCTAAGCAAAGCAGTTCCAATGGTGGCATTTTTGAG ATAATGACCCCAAAAGCTCGTGCAGACATCCATATGAATCTTCCCGCACTTCAGAAGTTGGACTCTATGCTTATT GAAACACTAGATTTGATGATGAATACGGAGTTTTGGTATGCAGAGGGAGGAAGCCAGGCAGAAGGGAGGAGGGACACAAATTCACAGCATAGCAAAAGATGGTGGCTTCCATCACCCCAAGTACCAAAAACTGGTCTTTCTGATACTGAAAGGAAAAGGTTGCTTCATCAGGGTAGGGTGGTACGGCAAGTATTCAAGGCTGCCAAAGCTATCAATGAAAGTGTGTTGCTTGAAATGCCCGTGCCATCTATTATTAAAGATGCACTTGCAAAG TCTGGAAAGGCAAACCTTGGACAGGAATTGCACAAGGTTTTGATGGCTGAATCAAGCTCTGGAGAAGACATGCTTAAATATCTCAACTTGAAATCTGAACATCTTGTCCTTGAGACTGTTAATAGACTGGAAGCTGCTATATTCTCATGGAAAGAGAGAATTGCAGAACAAGTTAGTGGCAAATCCCCTGTTCGATCCTCATGGTCGCCTTTTGTGAAGGATCCTATGTCAGAGGTTGATAAACTGGAGTTATTATTGGACCGTGCAGAAACACTACTACAGCTTATTAAAATCAGATATCCAAACCTTCCTCAAACTTTTCTGGATGCTACCAAAGTTCAGTATGGCAAG GATATTGGACATTCCATTTTGGAAGCATATTCCAGAGTTCTTGGAAATTTAGCCTTCAGCATAGTGTCTAGAATAGGAGATGTATTGCAGGAGGATTCTTTAAGCAATCCTAATTCACCTGTGTCGATAAATTGCTCTCCTGAGATAAATCTCTCTCAAACTTGGGTGGTCGGTTCACATATCAGGCAGTCCTTACTTGATAAGATCAACAAGGCAGATGGACAATATTGTGATTCTAGCTGCTATACTTCTGATTTAGAACTTTCTTCTATCGATACAAAATCCAGTTCTGTAATAGTTACACCAAACAGGAGTACTGTCTGGTGCATTAGTAGAGAGGCTTGTAAAAGTGTGTCTCCTCAAAATTCTCCTTAG